The following proteins come from a genomic window of Pseudomonas sp. J452:
- a CDS encoding AraC family transcriptional regulator: protein MTASQSASWHGKAWISPGFGVFLGQAGNHDWHRHMAHQITIGINHDLTVTTPDSHVTARAICIQAGVTHRIEAVEVISIYLDALSEEARAFNASTSILPIDAQKILSLQRLLATPNITAQQMRGAVRQFLNLTDLPIIDQRLRLVLEALNEPTNGRQELADLMHLSTTRFSHWFVEQTGLPLRSYRKWLRLVAALQLITVGQSLTRAAHAAGFSDSAHFSRTFRSLFGLDPSSALSQVSLSS, encoded by the coding sequence GGCAGGCAGGCAATCATGATTGGCACCGCCACATGGCTCACCAGATCACTATTGGCATTAACCACGACTTGACGGTGACTACACCTGATAGCCACGTCACGGCCCGAGCTATTTGCATTCAAGCGGGCGTAACTCATCGAATCGAAGCAGTTGAAGTTATTTCGATTTACCTTGATGCCCTTTCTGAGGAGGCACGGGCATTCAATGCCTCTACGAGCATCTTGCCTATCGATGCGCAAAAAATTTTGTCTCTGCAGAGACTGTTGGCAACTCCCAATATCACCGCACAGCAAATGCGGGGAGCGGTACGCCAATTTCTTAATCTCACCGATCTGCCGATCATCGATCAACGGCTACGGCTTGTCCTTGAAGCCTTGAACGAGCCCACCAATGGCAGACAAGAACTGGCCGATCTGATGCACCTGTCAACGACTCGCTTTTCTCATTGGTTTGTTGAACAGACCGGCTTGCCATTGCGCAGCTACCGTAAATGGCTTCGCCTGGTCGCAGCGTTACAACTCATTACGGTTGGCCAAAGTCTGACTCGGGCCGCCCATGCAGCGGGATTTTCGGATTCCGCACACTTTTCCCGAACCTTTCGGAGCCTATTTGGCCTCGATCCTTCTTCAGCTCTGAGCCAGGTCAGTCTCAGCAGCTGA